The Desulfonatronospira thiodismutans ASO3-1 DNA segment GCCGGAGGTTTCGGCTTTTATCTTAACCCTGAGAACCTGGAAACCATCGGCATTATCCCAAGAGGGACCAAGGACAGGGTGGAGTTTGCAGGAAATGCCTGCCGCAGCGGGTGCGTCTGGATGCTAACGGACATATCCTACCGCCGGTTTCTGGAGATAAATCTGCAGGATATCGAGCATATCTCCATTGCCCAGTCCCCGAAATTCATGGAACTCTACGCCGAGAGCATGGAATTCCGCGATGCCGAATTTGAAATAGCCGGCAAATCCTGATGCAGATACCTATCTGACTAATTTCGTAACAATTCACCATCTGCTTCAGCTGGGCAAACCAAAGGCTGGTTGCGGATTCATGGTAACTATTTACCTTATTTCAACATTTTTATGTAAAAAAACAACAGGAGGAGAAAATGCAGATAGTAGGAGAACTTATCAATGCCAGCAGAAAAAGTGTCGGCGAAGCCATCAAGGCCCAGGATGTGGATACCATAAAAAAGCTGGCCAGAGATCAGGCCGAACACGGAGCCGATTATATCGATGTCAATGCCGGCATATTCGTGGGCAAAGAAAAGGATTACATGGACTGGCTCATAAAACTGGTACAGGAGGAAGTTGATGTACCTTGTTGTATAGACAGCCCGGACCCTCTTGTAGTAGAGTCCGCCCTCAAGCTGCACCAGGATAAGGCAGGCGTGCCCATGGTCAACTCCATATCCCTGGAAAGTGAGCGCTTTGACAACCTGCTGCCCATAATATCCGAACATAAGTGCAAGGTTGTGGCTCTTTGCATGAGCGACGAGGGCATGCCTGAAACCGCCGAAGACCGCTTCGCCATAGCGGAAAAACTGGTCAATGTACTGATGCAGAAAGGTGTCAAGGCCGATGACATTTACGTTGACCCCCTGGTTCAGCCCATCTCCACCAACAAAATGTATGGTGTGGAATTCTTGAATTCCATAGAAATGATCATGACCAGGCTGGAAGGTGTGCACACTGTCTGCGGCATGTCCAACATATCTTTCGGCATGCCCAAGAGGGCCATCCTCAACCGCAACTTCGTGGTCATGGCCGTGCTTAAAGGGCTGGATACGGCCATCATCAACCCCATGGACGCCAACATGATGGCCAATATAATCGTGGCAGAGACCCTGGCCGGCAAGGACGAGTTCTGCATGAACTTCCTTGAGGCCTACAGGGCCAACAAGTTTGAACTGTAACCAAGGACGGAACAACTAAGA contains these protein-coding regions:
- a CDS encoding methyltetrahydrofolate--corrinoid methyltransferase, with the protein product MQIVGELINASRKSVGEAIKAQDVDTIKKLARDQAEHGADYIDVNAGIFVGKEKDYMDWLIKLVQEEVDVPCCIDSPDPLVVESALKLHQDKAGVPMVNSISLESERFDNLLPIISEHKCKVVALCMSDEGMPETAEDRFAIAEKLVNVLMQKGVKADDIYVDPLVQPISTNKMYGVEFLNSIEMIMTRLEGVHTVCGMSNISFGMPKRAILNRNFVVMAVLKGLDTAIINPMDANMMANIIVAETLAGKDEFCMNFLEAYRANKFEL